The genomic DNA GAAGAGGGCAGAGCAGTACTGATTGATCAGTGTGGGTTACTGGTCAGTACCTGGGTAGTTGTAGGGGATGGCGGCGTTCATCATCCCAGTGTACCTTGTGTAGGGGCTGAGCAAGGGCAACAGCACCgctagagacagagagagatcagtgtgtcaatcagacagtcagtcagtatgtaagtaagtgtgtcagtcagtcagacatcAGAAAATCAAGGACTTCTACTAGAATAGAGATGCAGTACAGCAGGGGGACAGGGCCATGACACAAACATGCAGTACAGCAGAGGGACAAACACGCAGTACGGCAGGGGGACAGAGCCGTGACACAAACACGCAGTACAGCAGGGGGACAGGGCCGTGACACAAACACGCAGTACAGCAGAGGGACAAACACGCAGTACAGAAGGGGGACAGAGCCGTGACACAAACACGCAGTACAGAAGGGGGACAGAGCCGTGACACAAACACGCAGTACGGCAGGGGGACAGAGCCGTGACACAAACACGCAGTACGGCAGGGGGACAGCACAAACAAGGGACCCACCGAGTGCTCCAATCCCACAGGACACCAGCACCACCGGCTCCTTATTCCACGCGTTCTTCAGAAACGAGCccactcctgagagagagagagagagagagagagagaggcccgCACTGGATTACAGGACGCCAGGAGAAGATAGAGGCCTACACTTTCCCTCCGGAGCCTCGACCTACAGTTGACACCCAGGACGGGCTAGTACGTCCCAGAGCCGGCCAGCTCGGCGCCAGGTGCCGCCAAGGTCACCTCTAACCACAAGCCGTTTAACGGGGTGATGTTTACAGACAAAACTCATTTAACTACTAACAACAAGAATAACACAAACATAATATATCTGCGCTGCTGTGCAATGTATTATACAATGGAAAacgtatttaaaatgtttaaacttgAACCGCAAAGGACTCACTTCCAGCCATGTTCGACTCGATCCGTTCACCGGTCCAATCATCCACCACTCCCGGGGGCTTCTGGGAAGTGTAGTTTCGGAGGAGCGGCTTGTAGTTCTGAATCGCAGGGCGGAAACTGAGGTTTTGTGAGACACCATTTTGGATCCAGCTCTGGGTGGGATTGGAGAGTTTAGTTCTAGGAACCAAAATGGCAGCTAGACACGAAACACTGTATTATCGTAAATCAGCAACTGTCCTGCTGTATTCATAATAGTATATGCCCAGCCTGTACAACTGTGCTGttaacacagtaaagtgtagtgtggtggcctgtgattaaaaatacacatgatgagctgttgtgttgttgtgtactGAGATTAGATTTACACAGTATGTGTTGAGATCAAACTGCATCGAGGCAAAGTCAGTTTTTGGTATtatatactgtagtataatgGGGTTATAAACAGCTGAATTAGTCTTGTGGTTATTTACATTGTATGATCAATAATAATGTGATGACTTCCGGTCGATCACAGTTGCagaaaagtaaagtaaataatAAAGACAAAAGGAGTTTGCACATCAAATAAAGTCACAAATAAACGGTTTATGTGTGCCCCTTTTCTCGGCTCGAGCACACAGCCTTATACAGTCAAAAGAGACAAACAGCTGTCCTCAGTATAGCCGAACTCATTGGAAAAGTACACAGTAAAACGAACAAGAGTTTCCCTCCTTTCCTCCATTCAACACTCTTCTCCCGTGCCGACTAGCGCACTTCCTCCTGCCGCTCCCAAGACTCCTCCGCCCGGACacttctcccctctctccccctccccccttagAGCGCTACAATAATAAGCATCCATTTACTTACATACTATTTCATACCTGCTATTATAGGGTGAATTATCCATGTTTGAGTTCAGACTCACTCCATGTTTGAGGCCTGTTTGagggtcagtcagtcaggggtCTCTGCCAGGTTAGACACCCTGTATACTGGGTCAGAGcttccatatatttatttattaagataTCAGCCAAACAGCTTCAGTACCGTACACTCACCAGACAGCATGAAGACTCAGTACATTTGTCATTAAAACGTATTACTATTTTATTCACATTTCATTGTCATATTTAAGTACACATATGTACATAGTAGGCCTATATAATGACACTTTCTTGAACTTTCTGTAACTGAACACTACGCTGTTCCCCACAACAGGCATCGGACACTTCAGAGCGCCAAACTTTCAAATATTGACATTGCGGTTTCTGGCATGGGGGGCATAATAAATAAGGTTTCTCCTCTGTATATTTCCtgtctatgtatttattacactgaCAGTAAataccaaattaaaacaataccatCATTAACCACCAATGACAATAAATACCACAAATGCAAAGATAAACGTAGATACAGAGACTGGACCAGATGCTCAGTGATATTCACTGCAATAAAAGTacacttttaaaaatagttaAACTTACACAGAcgattaaaatacattacactGAAAAAGTAAATGCAACTTTATTTCgcacataaacacatacaaaattacaaattggCTCCATCCTTATGAGTGTTTTACAGGGGCTTGAGTAGCTGTGACCCCGCGCATGCGCTGAGTGAGCGGGGTCTGTGAGTGAGAGAAACAGGACGCATCTATGgactcaaattagcgccataagtaccgcattatatatatatatatatatatatatatatatatatatatatatatatatatatatatatatatatatatatagtaaacaaaatttaaaaaacttgagaaaaaattgatgtcgagatccaaaataaaaaaatcgaaagcaaaatgtatagaattgtaaacaacaacaaaaaaaattatcaaaagcaaaaaaaaaaaaagtgaaaccgAGAGCAGCCCTGTGTCTGTTGCGATGCtgcgatctttgctttcgcgcCGGTTTCTCTGTtttcgatttatttattttcgttacgagttttggcgccgttttgtcgtgagggcgggatttacagggaggcgtggatgctgggtctccattggtccagcaggtttgagtgacggttcttctaacccaatcagtgagcaggtgggctggtctgcatggtatcgactgtctcggtttcgGCAGCAGCGCCGgttcagcgactcattaaaGCCCCTgtctgcgcagacctgcagtcaagagctgcgCAATCACTGATCACCGCCATCGAGCCCaacatacagcactgacacacaagtcttcaacatcatgaagggcatcgaccacatcaacccagaggagcttttccagagcagcagggataaatggaaattgggcttcaaggcattcaagacagaaaacaggagacacttcttcacacagagaggcgtcacaatctgaacaaactccccagcgatgtggctgaagagacaatttgggaacattcaaaaacagactggataggatccttgatcacttagttattaatggacagcaaacgagcacgatggggcgaatggcctcctctcgactggacactgtcttatgttcttaaaacacAGGATCCACCTGCTacgtgcacagtaacatgtttaatatcatgttcatattaatgtaacctgcagagcacttcaattcagctgctcagataacacagcgccagactgatggagatcacgtcatttagcaagaggcaagtggaggggcatcgtattcattaagagcatgtgatgtcccagtttatgtttaggtaagaaacgcacacacacacacatacatacatacatacatgcacacatacacacacacacacacacacacatatatatatatatatatatatatatatatatatatatatatatatatatattttgtaggtgactgtgcatatatacactcacctaaaggattattaggaacacctgttcaatttctcattaatgcaattatctaaccaaccaatcacatggcagttgcttcaatgcatttaggggtgtggtcctggtcaagacaatctcctgaactccaaactgaatgtctgaatgggaaagaaaggtgatttaagcaattttgagcgtggcatggttgttggtgccagacgggccggtctgagtatttcacaatctgctcagttactgggattttcacgcacaaccatttctagggtttacaaagaatggtgtgaaaagggaaaaacatccagtatgcggcagtcctgtgggcgaaaatgccttgttgatgctagaggtcagaggagaatgggccgactgattcaagctgatagaagagcaactttgactgaaataaccactcgttacaaccgaggtatgcagcaaagcatttgtgaagccacaacacgtacaaccttgaggcggatgggctacaacagcagaagaccccaccgggtaccactcatctccactacaaataggaaaaagaggctacaatttgcacaagctcaccaaaattggacagttgaagactggaaaaatgttgcctggtctgatgagtctcgatttctgttgagacattcagatggtagagtcagaatttggcgtaaacagaatgagaacatggatccatcatgccttgttaccactgtgcaggctggtggtggtggtgtaatggtgtgggggatgttttcttggcacactttaggccccttagtgccaactgggcatcgtttaaatgccacggcctacctgagctttgtttctgaccatgtccatccctttatgaccaccatgtacccatcctctgatggctacttccagcaggataatgcaccatgtcacaaaggtcgaatcatttcaaattggtttcttgaacatgacaatgagttcactgtactaaactggcccccacagtcaccagatctcaacccaataaagcatctttgggatgtggtggaacgggagcttcgtgccctggatgtgcatcccacaaatatccatcaactgcaagatgctatcctatcaatatgggccaacatttctaaagaatgctttcagcaccttgttgaatcaatgccacgtagaattaaggcagttctgaaggcgaaagggggtcaaacacagtattagtatggtattcctaataatcctttaggtgagtgtatatgcacagtcacctacaaaattactggtgccattgataaagatgcgaataaagactgtatgaaataaacacacgtaatatgtagaaagcgattgtccacaactttgattaaaagcatgctttgtttataattaaattcccaTGTCGCTGCTCCTCTCAGTCTATGGGTCAGTCAGCGGTGACTGTCacaccagcccacctgctcactgattgggttagaagaaccgtcactcaaacctgctggaccaatggagacccagcaTCCACGCCTctctgtaaatcccgccctcacgacaaaacagagaAACCGGCGCTAAAGCAAAGATCGCAGCATCGCAACAGACACAGGGCTGCTCTcggtttcacttttttttttttgcttttgatacattttttacattgtttacaattctatacattttgatttcgatttttttgtttttgatctcAATATCAATGttttctcaagttttttttttttgtttacaattttttttttttgaatgcgatacttatggcgctaatttgagcccatagtaTCGACCTGGAAAAACGGCAAACGGGAAATGAATACatattgaaatacataaatgaataaagaaataaatacatgttgaaatacacaaatgatgaaaaaataaatacttgttgaaataaatagtttaaatacatacatattacttaataaataaatacatgttgaaataaatgaatgtccatttatttatttatttatttatttcaacatgtattatatcttgaattttTGGCAACAAAATGCTTCCATATATACAAACTGCCACGGTAATGCATACTCCTCCTAACCTCAATTATGCTACTGATGCCACCATTGAAAATATACCACTGTAGTTAGCCTGCATACTCCATAAAAACCAGACGCACCCACTCAGATATGACAGACACTGACGTGCAGACAGGTGTATTCTGTCAGTGATGGAAACCATCTGACCGAAAACATGGGAGTCGAAACATTTACATGCTTTACGGTAGAAGCCAGGGAGTCACTGATGACGTCACATTCCAGCGCCAATCTTTGGATGCTGTGTGGCTGCAGCCGAGCGCTCAGCGTGTCAATGAGACAACAACGACCATATTAATAGTCGCGGAAATcttcatttaattatatttgataCCGGGATGCGAGGTTTATGACGCCCGGCACTCTTTGTTGGTTACGAAAGTTAGTCTCTACGGTAAGATGATATGATGaataatatattgttatatgtgctgtagtgtccagtcagtcagtcagtgttaatgtgctgtattgtccagtcagtcattcagtgttAATGAGCTGTAGTgtctagtcagtcagtcagtgttaatgtgctgtagtgtccagtcagtcagtgttaatgtgctgtagtgtccagtcagtcagtgttaatgtactgtagtgtccagtcagtcagtcagtgttaatgtactgtggtGTCCAGTCAATCGGGggtaatgtgctgtagtgtccagtcagtcagtgtttatgtgctgtagtgtccagtcagtcagtcagtgttaatgtgctgtattgtccagtcagtcagtcagtgttaatgtgctgcagtgtccagtcagtcagtgttaatgtgctgtagtgtccagtcagtcagtcagtgttaatgtgctgtattgtccagtcagtcagtcagtgttaatgtgctgcagtgtccagtcagtcagtgttaatgtgctgtagtgtccagtcagtcagtcagtgttaatgtgctgtagtgtccagtcagttagtgttaatgtgctgtagtgtccagtcagtcagtgttaatgtgctgtagtgtccagtcagtcagtgttaatgtgctgtagtgtccagtcagtcagtgttaatgtactgtagtgtccagtcagacagtcagtgttaatgtgctgttgtgtccagtcagtcagtcagtgttaatgtgctgtagtgtccagtccgtcaatcagtgttaatgtgctgtagtgtccagtcagtcagtgttaatgtgctgtagtgtccagtcagtcagggtttatgtactgtagtgtccagtcagttttaatgtgctgtagtgtccagtcagtcagtgttaatgttctGAACTGTCAGgttattctctctctttctaattcaaattcaaatgtgcTTTATTGGTATGATATTAATAGTTTTGCCAAAGCTGATACATACGCATTAACAATAAAAATTGTaaacagtgaaaataaaacttgctGATTATTGTAATAAAGAATGCTAATGGAACAGTAGATGgagaaataacaaataaatacataaatagagtaaaatatttacacacagacaaccggtcaaaagttttagaacacctccatgTTTCCAGTTTGTgttgaaatgtacgcagtttaatttCTCAATAAACACTcagagataaaaaagaaattatggaatctttttgtttaacaaaCTGTAACCCCTTAAGCAGACAAACCCCTCTGGACCCTTAAAaagcaccaaatccgtgtgcttctctttaatcccatgggcactctgcactgctgtgttgtttgccaagtgtttggtatcccatgaaaacTGAGACTCCCAGCTTCCTAATGATGTGAAGCagtctctgatgtgaaaaatgtgttttttatacccccgccccccctccgcattctgaaatgggggggatggggggatacttggtctgagtaggaatacaaattcaataaatttataaatttataaataaatacatttcaataaaattgGAAATATGGGGGTGTACAAAAGTTTTGACaggtagtgtgtatatatatatacactcacctaaaggattattaggaacaccatactaatactgtgtttgaccccctttcgccttcagaactgccttaattctatgtggcattgattcaacaaggtgctgaaagcattctttagaaatgttggcccatattgataggatagcatcttgcagttgatggagatttgtgggatgcacatccagggcacgaagctcccgttccaccacatcccaaagatgctctattgggttgagatctggtgactgtgggggccagtttagtacagtgaactcattgtcatgttcaagaaaccaatttgaaatgattcgacctttgtgacatggtgcattatcctgctggaagtagccatcagaggatgggtacatggtggtcataaagggatggacatggtcagaaacaatgctcaggtaggccgtggcatttaaacgatgcccaattggcactaaggggcctaaagtgtgccaagaaaacatcccccacaccattacaccaccaccaccagcctgcacagtggtaacaaggcatgatggatccatgttctcattctgtttacgccaaattctgactctaccatctgaatgtctcaacagaaatcgagacacatcagaccaggcaacatttttccagtcttcaactgtccaattttggtgagcttgtgcaaattgtagcctctttttcctatttgtagtggagatgagtggtacccggtggggtcttctgctgttgtagcccatccgcctcaaggttgtacgtgttgtggcttcacaaatgctttgctgcatacctcggttgtaacgagtggttatttcagtcaaagttgctcttctatcagcttgaatcagtcggcccattctcctctgacctctagcatcaacaaggcattttcgcccacaggactgccgcatactggatgtttttcccttttcacaccattctttgtaaaccctagaaatggttgtgcgtgaaaatcccagtaactgagcagattgtgaaatactcagaccggcccgtctggcaccaacaaccatgccacgctcaaaattgcttaaatcacctttctttcccattcagacattcagtttggagttcaggagattgtcttgaccaggaccacacccctaaatgcattgaagcaactgccacgtgattggttggttagataattgcattaatgagaaattgaacaggtgttcctaataatcctttaggtgagtgtatatatatatatatatatatatatatatatatatatatatatatatatatatatgtgtgtgtgtttttgaaatataactaataagtaaagtattattttttgttttgtttgccggTGGGCAGGGCTGCGTGGTGGTGTGTCTGCAGGCTGTGTGCAGTAGTTCAGCACCCACTCTGTATGGAGTGCAGTCAGGGGCACCGGCCCAACCCGGCCCTGCTGGCGCTGCTGGCTGCGCTCTGTGAACCTGCAGGAGGGGTTTCAGAGCTCCCAGTGGACATTCTGTTGGGCTTTCATCCCATGTGTTGGTTCATAAGGGACCGCTGGCTTCACTGTCAGACATTTGAACCACACTTGTACTGGAGGTTTGATTTTGTAGATTTTGTGTCAGAGCGCAGCAGCCCAGTCTGAGCTCTGTGTTGTGTGGCTCTTGTGCTTCTGGTTTGAcaggtttctctctc from Amia ocellicauda isolate fAmiCal2 chromosome 1, fAmiCal2.hap1, whole genome shotgun sequence includes the following:
- the ndufa3 gene encoding NADH dehydrogenase [ubiquinone] 1 alpha subcomplex subunit 3, which translates into the protein MAGRVGSFLKNAWNKEPVVLVSCGIGALAVLLPLLSPYTRYTGMMNAAIPYNYPVPLRDDGRLPDVPSHPCDPQGPSLDWMKKM